A single Osmerus mordax isolate fOsmMor3 chromosome 7, fOsmMor3.pri, whole genome shotgun sequence DNA region contains:
- the ift122 gene encoding intraflagellar transport protein 122 homolog isoform X2 produces MRAVATWIDKVHDRDKVEQCIYDLAFKPDGSQLIVAAGNRVLVYDTSDGTLIQPLKGHKDTVYCVAYAKDGKRFASGSADKSIIIWTSKLEGILKYTHNDSIQCVAYNPVTHQLASCSSGDFGLWSPEQKSVSKHKVSSKITCCGWTNDGQYLALGMMNGVVSIRNKNGEEKVKIERPGGSSSPIWSIAWNPSKDEHNDILAVADWGQKLSFYQLSGKQIGKDRTLTYDPCCVSYFSKGEYIVMCGSDKQASLYTKDGVRLGTIGEQNSWVWTCRVKPDSNYVVLGCQDGTIAFVQLIFSTVHGLYKDRYAYRDSMTDVIVQHLITEQKVRIKCRELVKKIAIYRNRLAIQLPEKILIYELYSDDSSDMHYRIKEKICRKFECNLLVVCSLHIILCQEKRLQCLSFTSIKEKEWLMESLIRYIKVIGGPPGREGLLVGLKNGAILKIFVDNPFAITLLKQSTSVRCLDMSMSRSKLAVVDEHNTCLVYDINTKELLFQEPNANSVAWNTQCEDMLCFSGSGYLNIKASNFPVHQQKLQGFVVGYNGSKIFCLHVYSMSAVEVPQSAPMYQYLERKMFKEAYQIACLGVTDNDWRDLATEALEGLDFDTAKKAFIRVRDLRYLELINSIEERKKRGESDDDLFLADVYAYQGKFHEAAKLYKRNGYESRALSMYTDLRMFEYAKEFVGAADPKNSRLLMSKQADWAKNSKEPRAAAEMYLSAGEHLKAIDIIGEHGWADMLIDIARKLDKAEREPLAKCAAYFKKLKHHGYASETFSKMGDMQALVQLHVEARHWDEAFSLVEKHVQFKDDVYVPYAQWLAENDRFEEAQKAFHKAGRQSEAVKVLEQLTHNAVVESRFNDAAYYYWMLSMQCLDIARESEDQREEMLKMFERFQQLAELYHVYHSVQRYTDEPFSSHLPETLFNISRFLLHNLTKDVPLGISKVNILYALAKQSQALGAFKLARHAYEKLQELHVPARFQDSMDLGSLTVRSKPFHDSEDLIPMCYRCSTNNPLLNSQGSACINCKQPFIYSASSYEVLPLVEFYLEEGITNEEAVSLIDLEVPRQDRKAARWQEMSSGESQSLKLDDGMDEAEEDPFTAKLSFEQGGSEFVAVKVSRSVLRSMSRRDVLIRRWPKPLKWKYYRSLLPDVSITMCPSCFQMFHSEDYELLVLQHNCCPYCRRPIDEPN; encoded by the exons ATGAGAGCCGTCGCCACATGGATAGACAAAGTACATGATCGTGACAAAGTTGAGCAATG TATCTACGATCTTGCCTTCAAACCAGACGGCAGCCAACTTATTGTTGCTGCTGGAAACCGTGTTTTG GTGTATGACACATCGGATGGAACTCTTATTCAACCCCTGAAAGGACATAAGGATACTGTCTACTGTGTGGCTTATGCTAAAGATG GAAAACGGTTTGCATCAGGGtctgctgacaaaagcatcATAATATGGACTTCTAAACTGGAAGGGATTCTAAAATACAC CCATAATGACTCCATCCAGTGTGTGGCCTACAACCCTGTCACTCACCAACTGGCTTCCTGTTCCTCTGGGGACTTTG GTCTGTGGTCCCCAGAGCAGAAGTCTGTTTCCAAACATAAAGTCAGCAGCAAGATAACATGCTGCGG GTGGACCAACGATGGCCAGTACCTGGCCCTGGGAATGATGAATGGGGTGGTGAGCATCAGGAATAAAAACGGAGAGGAGAAGGTCAAAATAGAGCGTCCAGgaggctcctcctctcctatctggTCCATTGCCTGGAATCCATCAAA GGATGAGCACAATGATATCCTGGCTGTAGCAGACTGGGGCCAGAAGCTGTCCTTCTACCAGCTTAGCGGTAAACAG aTAGGGAAGGACAGGACTCTGACCTATGACCCCTGCTGCGTCAGCTACTTCTCCAAGGGGGAGTACATAGTCATGTGCGGCTCAGATAAGCAGGCCTCCCTTTACACCAAAGACGGGGTGCGGCTCGGCACCATCGGAGAGCAGAACTCCTGGGTGTGGACCTGCCGGGTCAAACCAGACTCCAACTATGTG GTGCTGGGCTGTCAGGATGGGACCATCGCTTTCGTCCAGCTCATCTTCAGCACCGTGCACGGCCTGTACAAGGACCGCTACGCCTACAGAGACAGCATGACCGACGTCATCGTCCAGCACCTCATCACCGAGCAGAAAG TGCGCATTAAGTGCAGGGAGCTGGTGAAGAAGATTGCCATCTACAGGAACCGCCTGGCCATCCAGCTGCCTGAGAAGATCCTCATATACGAGCTGTATTCGGACGATTCCTCCGACATGCACTACCGAATCAAGGAGAAGATCTGCAGGAAGTTTGAATGCAACCTGCTAGTAGTCTGTTCCCTGCACATCATCCTGTGCCAG GAGAAGAGACTTCAGTGCCTGTCCTTCACCAGCATCAAGGAGAAGGAGTGGCTGATGGAGTCTCTGATTCGCTACATCAAAGTGATTGGTGGCCCACCGGGCAGAGAGGGCCTGCTGGTGGGATTGAAGAACGGAGCA ATCCTGAAGATCTTTGTGGACAACCCGTTTGCCATCACGCTGCTGAAGCAGTCCACGTCGGTGCGCTGTCTGGACATGAGCATGTCCCGCAGCAAGCTGGCCGTGGTGGATGAACACAACACCTGTCTGGTCTATGACATCAACACCAAGGAGCTGCTCTTCCAG gaGCCTAATGCGAACAGCGTAGCCTGGAACACCCAGTGTGAGGAcatgctgtgcttctctggtaGTGGCTACCTCAACATCAAGGCCAGCAACTTCCCTGTGCACCAGCAGAAGCTGCAAGGCTTTGTGGTGGGCTACAATGGCTCCAAGATCTTCTGCCTGCACGTGTACTCCATGTCTGCAGTGGAGGTGCCTCAG TCCGCTCCTATGTACCAGTACCTGGAGAGGAAGATGTTTAAGGAGGCCTATCAGATCGCCTGTCTGGGGGTGACAGACAACGACTGGAGAGACCTGGCCACAGAGGCCCTGGAGGGACTTGACTTTGACACGGCCAAGaag gCCTTCATCAGAGTGCGAGACCTGCGCTACCTGGAGCTCATCAATAGCATTGAG gagaggaagaagaggggtgaGAGTGACGATGATCTGTTCCTGGCAGACGTGTATGCCTACCAGGGGAAATTCCACGAGGCTGCCAAGCTCTATAAACGCAATGGCTACGAGTCCAGAGCCCTGAGCATGTACACAGACCTGCGCATGTTTGAGTACGCCAAG gaGTTTGTGGGGGCAGCAGACCCTAAGAACTCTCGGCTGCTGATGTCCAAACAGGCTGACTGGGCCAAGAACAGCAAGGAGCCGCGAGCTGCCGCTGAGATGTACCTGTCTGCGGGAGAGCACCTCAAGGCCATCGACATCATAGGAGAGCACGGCTGGGCAGACAT GCTGATTGACATAGCCCGTAAGCTGGATAAGGCAGAGCGCGAGCCCCTGGCTAAGTGTGCGGCCTACTTCAAGAAGCTGAAGCACCACGGCTACGCCTCAGAGACCTTCTCCAAGATGGGGGACATGCAGGCCCTGGTGCAGCTGCATGTGGAGGCGCGCCACTGGGACGAG gccTTCTCTCTGGTAGAGAAACATGTCCAGTTCAAAGATGACGTCTATGTCCCCTACGCCCAGTGGCTGGCGGAGAACGACCGCTTTGAGGAGGCACAGAAag cgtTCCACAAGGCGGGCCGGCAGAGCGAAGCTGTGAAAGTGCTGGAGCAGCTTACCCACAATGCCGTGGTGGAGAGCAGGTTCAATGATGCAGCCTACTATTACTGGATGCTGTCTATGCAGTGTTTGGACATTGCCAGGG AAAGTGAAGACCAGAGGGAGGAGATGCTGAAGATGTTTGAACGTTTCCAGCAGCTGGCAGAGCTTTACCACGTCTACCACTCGGTGCAGCGCTACACG GATGAACCCTTCAGCTCGCATCTGCCAGAGACGCTCTTCAACATATCCAGGTTCCTTCTTCACAACCTCACAAAAGACGTGCCACTGGGCATCTCCAAAGT TAATATCCTGTATGCGTTGGCCAAGCAGAGTCAGGCCCTGGGGGCCTTCAAGCTGGCCAGGCATGCTTATGAGAAGCTGCAGGAGCTGCATGTCCCCGCCCGCTTCCAGGACTCCATGGACCTGGGCAGCCTCACCGTCCGCTCCAAGCCCTTCCATGACAGCGAG GACCTGATTCCCATGTGTTACCGCTGCTCCACCAACAACCCCCTCCTGAACAGTCAGGGCAGCGCCTGCATCAACTGCAAACAGCCCTTCATCTACTCAGCCTCTTCCTACG aggTGCTACCTCTGGTGGAGTTCTACCTGGAGGAGGGCATCACTAACGAGGAGGCTGTGTCCCTCATCGACCTGGAGGTCCCTCGGCAGGACCGGAAGGCGGCTCGCTGGCAGGAGATGAGCAGCGGGG AATCCCAGTCTCTGAAGCTGGATGATGGGATGGATGAAGCCGAGGAGGACCCCTTCACGGCCAAGCTCAGCtttgag CAGGGGGGCTCTGAGTTTGTGGCTGTGAAGGTGAGTCGCTCCGTGCTGCGGTCCATGAGCAGGAGGGATGTCCTGATCAGGCGCTGGCCCAAGCCCCTCAAGTGGAAGTACTACCGCTCCCTGCTGCCTGACGTCAGCATCACCATGTGCCCCTCCTGCTTCCAG ATGTTCCACAGTGAGGACTATGAGCTGCTGGTGCTGCAACACAACTGCTGTCCCTACTGCCGCAGGCCCATCGACGAGCCCAACTGA
- the ift122 gene encoding intraflagellar transport protein 122 homolog isoform X1, whose translation MMNGVVSIRNKNGEEKVKIERPGGSSSPIWSIAWNPSKDEHNDILAVADWGQKLSFYQLSGKQIGKDRTLTYDPCCVSYFSKGEYIVMCGSDKQASLYTKDGVRLGTIGEQNSWVWTCRVKPDSNYVVLGCQDGTIAFVQLIFSTVHGLYKDRYAYRDSMTDVIVQHLITEQKVRIKCRELVKKIAIYRNRLAIQLPEKILIYELYSDDSSDMHYRIKEKICRKFECNLLVVCSLHIILCQEKRLQCLSFTSIKEKEWLMESLIRYIKVIGGPPGREGLLVGLKNGAILKIFVDNPFAITLLKQSTSVRCLDMSMSRSKLAVVDEHNTCLVYDINTKELLFQEPNANSVAWNTQCEDMLCFSGSGYLNIKASNFPVHQQKLQGFVVGYNGSKIFCLHVYSMSAVEVPQSAPMYQYLERKMFKEAYQIACLGVTDNDWRDLATEALEGLDFDTAKKAFIRVRDLRYLELINSIEERKKRGESDDDLFLADVYAYQGKFHEAAKLYKRNGYESRALSMYTDLRMFEYAKEFVGAADPKNSRLLMSKQADWAKNSKEPRAAAEMYLSAGEHLKAIDIIGEHGWADMLIDIARKLDKAEREPLAKCAAYFKKLKHHGYASETFSKMGDMQALVQLHVEARHWDEAFSLVEKHVQFKDDVYVPYAQWLAENDRFEEAQKAFHKAGRQSEAVKVLEQLTHNAVVESRFNDAAYYYWMLSMQCLDIARESEDQREEMLKMFERFQQLAELYHVYHSVQRYTDEPFSSHLPETLFNISRFLLHNLTKDVPLGISKVNILYALAKQSQALGAFKLARHAYEKLQELHVPARFQDSMDLGSLTVRSKPFHDSEDLIPMCYRCSTNNPLLNSQGSACINCKQPFIYSASSYEVLPLVEFYLEEGITNEEAVSLIDLEVPRQDRKAARWQEMSSGESQSLKLDDGMDEAEEDPFTAKLSFEGGSEFVAVKVSRSVLRSMSRRDVLIRRWPKPLKWKYYRSLLPDVSITMCPSCFQMFHSEDYELLVLQHNCCPYCRRPIDEPN comes from the exons ATGATGAATGGGGTGGTGAGCATCAGGAATAAAAACGGAGAGGAGAAGGTCAAAATAGAGCGTCCAGgaggctcctcctctcctatctggTCCATTGCCTGGAATCCATCAAA GGATGAGCACAATGATATCCTGGCTGTAGCAGACTGGGGCCAGAAGCTGTCCTTCTACCAGCTTAGCGGTAAACAG aTAGGGAAGGACAGGACTCTGACCTATGACCCCTGCTGCGTCAGCTACTTCTCCAAGGGGGAGTACATAGTCATGTGCGGCTCAGATAAGCAGGCCTCCCTTTACACCAAAGACGGGGTGCGGCTCGGCACCATCGGAGAGCAGAACTCCTGGGTGTGGACCTGCCGGGTCAAACCAGACTCCAACTATGTG GTGCTGGGCTGTCAGGATGGGACCATCGCTTTCGTCCAGCTCATCTTCAGCACCGTGCACGGCCTGTACAAGGACCGCTACGCCTACAGAGACAGCATGACCGACGTCATCGTCCAGCACCTCATCACCGAGCAGAAAG TGCGCATTAAGTGCAGGGAGCTGGTGAAGAAGATTGCCATCTACAGGAACCGCCTGGCCATCCAGCTGCCTGAGAAGATCCTCATATACGAGCTGTATTCGGACGATTCCTCCGACATGCACTACCGAATCAAGGAGAAGATCTGCAGGAAGTTTGAATGCAACCTGCTAGTAGTCTGTTCCCTGCACATCATCCTGTGCCAG GAGAAGAGACTTCAGTGCCTGTCCTTCACCAGCATCAAGGAGAAGGAGTGGCTGATGGAGTCTCTGATTCGCTACATCAAAGTGATTGGTGGCCCACCGGGCAGAGAGGGCCTGCTGGTGGGATTGAAGAACGGAGCA ATCCTGAAGATCTTTGTGGACAACCCGTTTGCCATCACGCTGCTGAAGCAGTCCACGTCGGTGCGCTGTCTGGACATGAGCATGTCCCGCAGCAAGCTGGCCGTGGTGGATGAACACAACACCTGTCTGGTCTATGACATCAACACCAAGGAGCTGCTCTTCCAG gaGCCTAATGCGAACAGCGTAGCCTGGAACACCCAGTGTGAGGAcatgctgtgcttctctggtaGTGGCTACCTCAACATCAAGGCCAGCAACTTCCCTGTGCACCAGCAGAAGCTGCAAGGCTTTGTGGTGGGCTACAATGGCTCCAAGATCTTCTGCCTGCACGTGTACTCCATGTCTGCAGTGGAGGTGCCTCAG TCCGCTCCTATGTACCAGTACCTGGAGAGGAAGATGTTTAAGGAGGCCTATCAGATCGCCTGTCTGGGGGTGACAGACAACGACTGGAGAGACCTGGCCACAGAGGCCCTGGAGGGACTTGACTTTGACACGGCCAAGaag gCCTTCATCAGAGTGCGAGACCTGCGCTACCTGGAGCTCATCAATAGCATTGAG gagaggaagaagaggggtgaGAGTGACGATGATCTGTTCCTGGCAGACGTGTATGCCTACCAGGGGAAATTCCACGAGGCTGCCAAGCTCTATAAACGCAATGGCTACGAGTCCAGAGCCCTGAGCATGTACACAGACCTGCGCATGTTTGAGTACGCCAAG gaGTTTGTGGGGGCAGCAGACCCTAAGAACTCTCGGCTGCTGATGTCCAAACAGGCTGACTGGGCCAAGAACAGCAAGGAGCCGCGAGCTGCCGCTGAGATGTACCTGTCTGCGGGAGAGCACCTCAAGGCCATCGACATCATAGGAGAGCACGGCTGGGCAGACAT GCTGATTGACATAGCCCGTAAGCTGGATAAGGCAGAGCGCGAGCCCCTGGCTAAGTGTGCGGCCTACTTCAAGAAGCTGAAGCACCACGGCTACGCCTCAGAGACCTTCTCCAAGATGGGGGACATGCAGGCCCTGGTGCAGCTGCATGTGGAGGCGCGCCACTGGGACGAG gccTTCTCTCTGGTAGAGAAACATGTCCAGTTCAAAGATGACGTCTATGTCCCCTACGCCCAGTGGCTGGCGGAGAACGACCGCTTTGAGGAGGCACAGAAag cgtTCCACAAGGCGGGCCGGCAGAGCGAAGCTGTGAAAGTGCTGGAGCAGCTTACCCACAATGCCGTGGTGGAGAGCAGGTTCAATGATGCAGCCTACTATTACTGGATGCTGTCTATGCAGTGTTTGGACATTGCCAGGG AAAGTGAAGACCAGAGGGAGGAGATGCTGAAGATGTTTGAACGTTTCCAGCAGCTGGCAGAGCTTTACCACGTCTACCACTCGGTGCAGCGCTACACG GATGAACCCTTCAGCTCGCATCTGCCAGAGACGCTCTTCAACATATCCAGGTTCCTTCTTCACAACCTCACAAAAGACGTGCCACTGGGCATCTCCAAAGT TAATATCCTGTATGCGTTGGCCAAGCAGAGTCAGGCCCTGGGGGCCTTCAAGCTGGCCAGGCATGCTTATGAGAAGCTGCAGGAGCTGCATGTCCCCGCCCGCTTCCAGGACTCCATGGACCTGGGCAGCCTCACCGTCCGCTCCAAGCCCTTCCATGACAGCGAG GACCTGATTCCCATGTGTTACCGCTGCTCCACCAACAACCCCCTCCTGAACAGTCAGGGCAGCGCCTGCATCAACTGCAAACAGCCCTTCATCTACTCAGCCTCTTCCTACG aggTGCTACCTCTGGTGGAGTTCTACCTGGAGGAGGGCATCACTAACGAGGAGGCTGTGTCCCTCATCGACCTGGAGGTCCCTCGGCAGGACCGGAAGGCGGCTCGCTGGCAGGAGATGAGCAGCGGGG AATCCCAGTCTCTGAAGCTGGATGATGGGATGGATGAAGCCGAGGAGGACCCCTTCACGGCCAAGCTCAGCtttgag GGGGGCTCTGAGTTTGTGGCTGTGAAGGTGAGTCGCTCCGTGCTGCGGTCCATGAGCAGGAGGGATGTCCTGATCAGGCGCTGGCCCAAGCCCCTCAAGTGGAAGTACTACCGCTCCCTGCTGCCTGACGTCAGCATCACCATGTGCCCCTCCTGCTTCCAG ATGTTCCACAGTGAGGACTATGAGCTGCTGGTGCTGCAACACAACTGCTGTCCCTACTGCCGCAGGCCCATCGACGAGCCCAACTGA